TGGAAGTCCACCGGGTCCAGCCCGCTGGCCGGGCAGCCGACCTGGAAGCTGTGCCCGGGGCCGTGCTCCAGCACCGGCCAGGTCCGCGCGTCGCGCACCAGCAGGACCGGGGCTCCGGGGGTCAGCCGGTCGGCCAGGAACTGCGCGTACGCCGCCGGTAGCGCCCGCCAGCGGGCCGCCAGCGACACGGTCGCCCCGGTCAGTGGGCCGCGGCTGGCCGGGCAGTGCACCTGGCGCAGATGCAGGTCGGCGTTGCCGGCGAGCAGCCGAGCGGCGAGTGCCGTGCCGTGCTCCAGAGCCGCCCCGGGTCGGTCCACCGCGCCGTCGGTCCAGTGCACGGACATCTCGAATCCGGCCGGCAACCACGGCACGCCGAGGGCCACTGCGAGGTGTGCGGCCGCGCCGTGCGGCGAGCCGAGCAGCACTCCGGGGTAGCGGCGACGGGGGTACTGGTCGACGAACCAGCGGGCCACCCGGGCGGAGTCCACCTCGTCGACCTGGGGCACGGTGAGCGCGACCCGACCGGCGGCCCGGCTGACCGCGGCGCGGCGGACCGGCTCCGGGGCGCCGGGGAACCGCGACACCGGTCCGGCCTGCCCGAGGTCGGCGCAGTCCACCCCGCGCAGCGCCCGCGCGGTGGCGGCGACCAGCACCCGGGCGGCGCTGCCCACGGCCACGACCCGGTCACCGGACAGACCGGCGCCGTCGGCCACGAGCCCCTTGTGCACCTTGTGCACCGGCCCCACCTTGCCTCGTTCGCTCACCACGCGGCCCGGCTTCCCGTCCCGATGGGGTTCAAACGGGGCATCACCCACCCAGGGGCACGAATCCCACAGGTCCGACGGGTGCGTCGGCCATCACCGGCGTTCGGCGACGATCGCCCTCGCGCGGCGGGAGCGGGTCGCCGGGGCCGATCGGACCCCGCGTAGCCCGGACGACGACTTGGGGGTTTCGCCGGGGCCAGGTCGGGCACTTCCGGGCCCATGCACACCGAGGACACCAGCGAGCCCGCCGCCGCCACGATCACCGCGTACCAGGACGGGCCGCTGCTGGTCCGCGGCGACTTTGCCCTGGTCACCCCGGACGGCGAGCGGATCGACGCCCGCCGGGGCACGGTGGCGCTGTGCCGGTGCGGCAAGTCGGCGCTCAAGCCGTTCTGCGACGGCACCCACAAGGTGGTCAACTTCCGGGCGGGCACCGCCCGGGAGGGCTGACCGCGCTACGCCACTCCGGCCAGCGGTCCCCCGGTCGCGGACGGCAACGCGGTCGCGGGCACCGAGATGGTCCGTGGGGCGGGTGCCCGCAGCGAGCTGCGGCCGGCGGCCCAGTTGTCCAGCAGGTGCGCGGCGAACAACCGGTCGACCGCGAGCGCGGCGGCCGCGCCGAAGAGCACATCCCCGGCCAGCGCCGGCTCTACCCGGACGAGGCCACCGCAGAGGTCGTGCACGGCGATCTGCTCGTGCACCGCGTCGGCCTCCACGTGCTCGTCGTAGAAGCGGGTGGCCACCTCGTCCAAGCCGAGCCTGCGCAGCCCGTTGCCGTACCGGCGGTTCGGCAGCGACGAGGTCATTTCGAACGCCGCCAGGTGACCGAGGAGCGCGCCGCGCAGCCGTCGGTGCAGCCCGAACAGCGACATCAGGTTGTTGGTCGCCAGCGTCACGGCGGGAACCGCGTCCAGATGAGCGCCGTAGCCGGTGTCCATGCCCAACCGGTCGAGCGTGCGCCGGAACAGCTCGGCGTGCATCCGGTTCAGCTGGCCGTTGCCGTACTCGTCGGTCTGGATCTCCACGAGGGCGGCCTTGGCCGGGCCGCCGAGGCGGGGCAGCGCCCAGCTGTGCGGGTCCGCCTCCCGCAGGTGGTAGACCGAGCGGTGGGCGACGAACTCGCGGAACTGGGTGAGGTCGGCGCGCCGTTGCAGGGTGGCGGCCAGCGGCGGGCCGTCGTCGGCGGCGACCAGCTCGGTCAGCCCGACCGTGACGCCGCCGGGCGGCACCGCTGGTGCGCCGACCAGCCGGCGCAGCGCCGCCTCGAAGGGCCGCTCGGCGCGTGCCCGCAGGGCCAGCAGCGTCGGCTGCCACTCCCAGCCCTCGTCCACCCCACGCCAGCCCCGGTAGTGCAGCTCGTAGCAGAGGAACAACGTCAGTTGCAGGTCCTCGTCGGTGAGCGGGTCCGCTGGGTCCAGGTCAGCGCCGAGATCCATCGGAAGGTCGTGTGGCGGTCGCCGCAGGGCCTCGGTCACCGCCGTGGACAGCGGGCCGCGCGGCCGCGGAAGCGGCGCGGGACCGTAGCGGCGGTCGGTGGGCTGCGGCATTGTTCCTCCAGGCGTCGTCGGGCGGGTACTGATGCCCCGACGGAACGCGCCTAAACGAGGCCCTCCGCGTTCACGGTGAGCTCCACCTGCTCACGGACCCTCCGGGCGGCGTCCCCGTTGGCGTACAGGCCGCGCAGGTCGGCGAAGGCCGGCTCCGGCGGCGCCAGCGACACCGCGGGGTCGACCACGGCCTCCAGTACGCACGGGCGGTCCGCGGCGAGCGCCTCGTCCCAGGCCGCGCCGACCAGTTCCGGGCGGTCCACCCGGACGCCGTGCAGTCCGAGCAGCCGCGCCCAGCCGGCGTACGGCACGTCGGGACGACGCTGGGCCGGGTCGGCTGACGGCTGCCGCCCGCCGCCCATGCCGGACTGGTCGCGGTTGTTGAGCACCAGCACCACCAGCCGCGGATCCCGCCACTCCTGCCAGTGGTGCGCCACGGTGATCAGCTCGGCGAGCCCGTTGAGCTGCATGGCACCGTCGCCGACCAGCGCGATGACCGGCAGGTCGGGGTCGGCGAGCTTGGCGGCCAACGCGTACGGCAGGGCGCACCCCATCGAGCCGAGGGTGCCGCACAGCTGCGCGTTCACCCCGGGTGGCAGGACCAGGTGCCGGGCGTACCAGTAGAGGACCGAACCGACGTCGACCGCCACGGCGCCGACGTGCGGGACCCGGGCGGACAGCTCCTGGAGTACGAGCTGCGGGTTGACCGGTTCGGCCGACGCGGCGGCCCGGTCGGCCGCGGTGGTTCGCCACCGGTCCACCGAGCTCTCCACCGTGGCGCGCCAATCCTCGTGGGGCCGCTCGGGCACCCGGTCCAGCAGCGCCCGCAGCGTCTCCGCGGCGTCGCCGACCAGCGGCACGTCGGCCGGGTACCGGCTGCCGATCCGCCGGCCGTCGATGTCGATCTGCACGGTGCGGGCCTGGTCGGGCATCGGGAAGTAGTCGGTCCACGGGTCGTTGGTGCCGACCATCAACAGCGTGTCGCAGCCGCCCATCAGCTCGGCGGCGGCCATGGTGCCGACCTCGCCGAGCACCCCGGTGTGGAAGGGCAGTCGCTCGTCGAGCACCGGCTTGCCCAGCAGCGAGGTGGCCACCCCGGCACCGAGCCGATCCGCCAACTCGATGATCTCCTCGGCCGCGCCCCGACCACCCTGGCCCACCAGGATCGCAATGCGCTGGCCGCCGCCGAGCAGTTGCGCGGCGGCGTCGAGGTCCACCTCGTGCGGCAGCACCCGGGCCAACGACTCGCCCGGGGTCGCCGAGATCACCCCGACCGCGTTCGGCTGCAGGTCGGACACCATGGCCTCCTGCAACTGCCGGGGCAGCACGACACAGGTCGGGCTGCGGGTCGCCGCCGCCGTGCGGAACGCCTGGTCCAGCAGCGCCGGTACGTGCTCGGGGCTGCGGCCGTACTGGACGAACTGGTTGCACACGTCGGCGAAGAGCCGGCTCAACCCGATCTCCTGGTGCGCCCCGCCGAGCGGCCCGGAGATGTCCTCGCCGACGATCGCCACCACCGGCGTGCTGTCCAGCTTGGCGTCGTAGAGCCCGTTGAGTAGTTGCACCGCGCTGGGCCCCTGGGTGGCCAGGCAGACCCCGATGCCGCCGGTGAACTTGGCGTGCCCGGTGGCCATGAACGAGGCCGTCTCCTCGTGCCGGGCCGGGATGAACGCCGGGTCGCCGCCGGTACGGTCGAGCGCCTCGACCAGCGGGGCGATCGCCGCACCCGGGAAGCCGAAGGCGCGCGGCACGCGCCAGGCCAGCAGCCGCTCCACCACCAGGTCGGCGACGCTGCGCTCAGCCATTGCCGCGCCCGGGCGTGCTGGCATCGACGTACCGCAGCACCGCGCCGACGCCGTCGGTGAGCTCGGGTGCCTCGTCCGCGCCCAGCACGGTCAGCGCCGCGTCGGTGCCGACCAGGGCCCGGACCAGCGCCGCGTCGGCGCGTACCCGCTGCGGGTCGGCCACCGACATCGCGGACAGCTGCCCCGGGTCGACGGCGATCTCAGTCGGCTCCGGGCCGATCCACAGCTCACCGTTGGCCGACGGGTCGTCCACGATCAGCATGGTGTCGACCTGGTTGCGTTGCAGAGCCCCGACGACCGCGTCGAGCCCGGCACCCACGTCCTCCTGCACGCCGAACCTGTCCAGTGCCGCGGTGATCCGCTGGTCGGCGACCTCCGCGATGGTCTGCACGGTGAGGTCGTCCAGCAGGGTCTGGTCGGAGCCGCCGGCCCGCGAGCCGGCATCGGTGCGGACCACTACGTCCTGCCAACGCTCGGGCATCTGGGCGGCGATCACTCCGGTGGCCCGGACGTCGCCGGCGACCACCACCACGTCCGCGCCGACCTTGTCGGCCAGCTCCACGGTCGCCGCGGTGACGTCACCGGCGTT
The nucleotide sequence above comes from Micromonospora sp. NBC_00389. Encoded proteins:
- a CDS encoding CDGSH iron-sulfur domain-containing protein: MHTEDTSEPAAATITAYQDGPLLVRGDFALVTPDGERIDARRGTVALCRCGKSALKPFCDGTHKVVNFRAGTAREG
- a CDS encoding iron-containing redox enzyme family protein translates to MPQPTDRRYGPAPLPRPRGPLSTAVTEALRRPPHDLPMDLGADLDPADPLTDEDLQLTLFLCYELHYRGWRGVDEGWEWQPTLLALRARAERPFEAALRRLVGAPAVPPGGVTVGLTELVAADDGPPLAATLQRRADLTQFREFVAHRSVYHLREADPHSWALPRLGGPAKAALVEIQTDEYGNGQLNRMHAELFRRTLDRLGMDTGYGAHLDAVPAVTLATNNLMSLFGLHRRLRGALLGHLAAFEMTSSLPNRRYGNGLRRLGLDEVATRFYDEHVEADAVHEQIAVHDLCGGLVRVEPALAGDVLFGAAAALAVDRLFAAHLLDNWAAGRSSLRAPAPRTISVPATALPSATGGPLAGVA
- a CDS encoding thiamine pyrophosphate-binding protein, yielding MAERSVADLVVERLLAWRVPRAFGFPGAAIAPLVEALDRTGGDPAFIPARHEETASFMATGHAKFTGGIGVCLATQGPSAVQLLNGLYDAKLDSTPVVAIVGEDISGPLGGAHQEIGLSRLFADVCNQFVQYGRSPEHVPALLDQAFRTAAATRSPTCVVLPRQLQEAMVSDLQPNAVGVISATPGESLARVLPHEVDLDAAAQLLGGGQRIAILVGQGGRGAAEEIIELADRLGAGVATSLLGKPVLDERLPFHTGVLGEVGTMAAAELMGGCDTLLMVGTNDPWTDYFPMPDQARTVQIDIDGRRIGSRYPADVPLVGDAAETLRALLDRVPERPHEDWRATVESSVDRWRTTAADRAAASAEPVNPQLVLQELSARVPHVGAVAVDVGSVLYWYARHLVLPPGVNAQLCGTLGSMGCALPYALAAKLADPDLPVIALVGDGAMQLNGLAELITVAHHWQEWRDPRLVVLVLNNRDQSGMGGGRQPSADPAQRRPDVPYAGWARLLGLHGVRVDRPELVGAAWDEALAADRPCVLEAVVDPAVSLAPPEPAFADLRGLYANGDAARRVREQVELTVNAEGLV
- a CDS encoding baeRF2 domain-containing protein; this encodes MQLSFLRPLYDRPGPWCSVYLDASADTEDAHEALALRWRALARQLTDQGADEATVAALDRVIRGHDPMVGDYGLAVFATRGRVVLSEYLSAPPVRDLASYAPLPHVMPLLAQRGEQVAWVRVLADRTGADAMAVSAGGVPRRAHITGRESFPLRRVQPGGWSQSRYQRAAMEAWHHNAGDVTAATVELADKVGADVVVVAGDVRATGVIAAQMPERWQDVVVRTDAGSRAGGSDQTLLDDLTVQTIAEVADQRITAALDRFGVQEDVGAGLDAVVGALQRNQVDTMLIVDDPSANGELWIGPEPTEIAVDPGQLSAMSVADPQRVRADAALVRALVGTDAALTVLGADEAPELTDGVGAVLRYVDASTPGRGNG